One window from the genome of Leptospiraceae bacterium encodes:
- a CDS encoding SDR family oxidoreductase, producing MNYQRAVILGATSDMAYAFCKELGTNKINLTLLGRNQEKLEKIKNDLFIRYHIDVQAIPFDIEKDSIETVISQLPRDFQIFACFVGYLGDQQKAQSDPKEAERIIRVNYTLPSLFTERIVELLKAQNSSEKVIIGVSSVAGDRGRQSNYFYGSAKAGYTAYLSGLRNRLFKENIHVMTVKPGFVRTAMTAHLTLPKLLTAEPEEVAKDIYHSMVKKKNVLYTKWFWKYIMLIIRHIPEGIFKKLSL from the coding sequence ATGAATTACCAAAGGGCAGTGATTTTAGGCGCCACCTCTGACATGGCATATGCTTTTTGTAAGGAACTAGGGACTAACAAAATCAACCTGACCCTTTTAGGAAGAAATCAAGAAAAGTTAGAAAAAATCAAAAATGATCTTTTTATTCGCTATCATATTGATGTTCAAGCCATTCCGTTTGATATCGAGAAAGACTCCATCGAAACAGTGATATCACAGCTCCCGAGAGATTTTCAAATCTTTGCTTGCTTCGTGGGGTATTTAGGAGATCAACAAAAAGCCCAATCAGATCCAAAAGAAGCCGAAAGAATCATTCGGGTTAATTATACGCTTCCTTCTCTTTTTACTGAAAGAATAGTAGAACTTCTAAAGGCACAAAATTCCTCTGAAAAGGTCATCATAGGAGTGAGTTCAGTGGCAGGAGATCGAGGAAGACAAAGTAATTATTTCTATGGTAGCGCAAAAGCGGGTTATACTGCTTATTTGTCAGGTTTGAGAAATCGATTGTTTAAAGAAAATATCCATGTTATGACGGTAAAACCTGGGTTTGTAAGAACTGCGATGACGGCACATCTCACACTACCCAAACTTTTGACAGCAGAACCAGAAGAAGTAGCCAAAGATATCTATCATTCCATGGTAAAGAAAAAAAATGTTTTATACACAAAATGGTTTTGGAAATACATAATGCTCATTATTCGTCATATCCCTGAGGGTATCTTCAAGAAATTGTCTTTATGA
- a CDS encoding FAD-binding oxidoreductase, with protein MKKIISNWGNYPTIEADIFEFQQIHHLIKSKQSFTLRGLGRSYGDSSLGERIVDTTKNRYFLHFDEEKGYLTCEAGISLAEILEVFVPKGWFLPVTPGTKFITIGGAISSDVHGKNHHKEGSFCKHVVSMEVLLASGKQIECSPTKNVELFQYICGGMGLLGAIKTATIKLKKIETAYIKQITYKAKNLEEMLTLFHQHEDSPYTVAWMDCLATGRNLGRGILFTGDHAKLEDLPLELRDKPLEIPKRRTLTIPFYFPSFVLNPLVVKIFNFLYYHTSFQLGKPQIVDYDHFFYPLDSLLEWNKIYGKRGFVQYQFVLPKENGLDGTKHIIEEIAKRKMGSFLVVFKVFGNPNKIPQEGSKKVIEFPFSFPKEGYTLALDFPLQPELEELLSKLDEIVIKYNGRLYLTKDARMKKEMFYSTYPVEDFLRVKKKYDPQNQFTSLQAQRLGLITN; from the coding sequence GTGAAAAAAATCATTTCGAACTGGGGAAACTACCCTACAATTGAAGCCGATATCTTCGAATTCCAACAAATCCATCATCTCATCAAATCAAAACAGAGCTTCACTCTTAGGGGTTTGGGAAGATCCTACGGAGATTCAAGTTTAGGAGAGAGGATTGTAGATACGACTAAGAATCGTTATTTTCTTCACTTTGATGAAGAAAAAGGATATTTAACATGTGAGGCGGGTATAAGTCTTGCAGAAATTCTGGAGGTTTTTGTCCCTAAGGGTTGGTTTTTGCCGGTAACTCCTGGGACTAAGTTTATCACAATTGGGGGTGCTATCAGTTCTGATGTTCATGGGAAAAACCATCATAAAGAAGGTTCTTTTTGTAAGCACGTAGTCTCAATGGAGGTTCTTCTTGCCAGTGGAAAACAAATAGAATGTTCACCAACAAAAAACGTAGAACTCTTTCAGTATATATGTGGAGGTATGGGACTTTTAGGAGCGATCAAAACTGCCACCATAAAACTGAAAAAAATTGAAACCGCCTACATCAAACAAATAACCTATAAAGCAAAAAACTTAGAAGAAATGTTAACTTTATTTCATCAGCATGAAGACTCACCTTATACAGTAGCTTGGATGGATTGTTTGGCAACAGGACGGAATTTGGGTAGAGGAATCCTTTTTACGGGGGATCATGCAAAATTAGAAGATCTACCACTCGAACTTAGAGATAAGCCATTGGAAATACCCAAAAGAAGAACGTTGACGATACCTTTTTATTTTCCTTCATTTGTGTTAAACCCACTCGTGGTGAAAATATTTAATTTTCTTTACTATCATACTTCGTTCCAGTTAGGGAAACCTCAAATAGTTGATTATGATCATTTTTTCTATCCTTTGGACTCTCTTTTGGAATGGAACAAAATCTACGGAAAAAGAGGTTTTGTTCAATATCAGTTTGTTCTACCCAAAGAAAATGGACTGGATGGAACGAAGCACATCATTGAAGAAATTGCAAAACGAAAAATGGGTTCTTTTTTAGTGGTATTTAAAGTTTTTGGTAATCCTAACAAAATCCCGCAAGAGGGATCAAAAAAAGTGATAGAATTTCCGTTTTCGTTTCCTAAAGAAGGTTATACGTTGGCTTTGGATTTTCCTTTGCAACCTGAATTGGAAGAATTACTTTCGAAATTGGATGAAATCGTCATCAAATACAATGGAAGATTGTATTTAACAAAAGATGCGAGGATGAAAAAAGAAATGTTTTATTCCACCTACCCAGTTGAAGATTTCTTGAGAGTGAAAAAAAAATATGATCCTCAAAATCAGTTTACATCCTTACAAGCCCAAAGGCTTGGATTAATCACAAACTAA